The Rhinatrema bivittatum chromosome 4, aRhiBiv1.1, whole genome shotgun sequence genome window below encodes:
- the RD3L gene encoding protein RD3-like translates to MPFFGWIKWSKSESDKLAQYSDSAAVTKTLLGELKWHLKERERLLQEIENEQTVQKAEADYNWLRKYPSLKPSIPLTEQRQLEALCAQIQPRHTGTVLSRFREVLAENDVLPWEIVYTFKQVLKDFLAITEKESQEAKPAVTWPGSCSPYVTMPRDSTCHPGKEEIPTVSSYVDKHPQSMFPAFSHRIQNLPYYYP, encoded by the exons ATGCCTTTTTTTGgctggattaaatggtcaaagAGCGAATCTGACAAACTCGCACAATATTCTGACTCGGCGGCGGTGACGAAGACTTTGCTCGGGGAGCTAAAATGGCACCTGAAAGAGCGCGAGAGGCTGTTACAAGAGATTGAAAATGAACAGACGGTCCAGAAAGCAGAGGCAGATTACAACTGGCTGAGAAAGTACCCAAGCCtgaagcccagcatcccactGACTGAGCAGAGGCAGCTGGAGGCTCTCTGCGCCCAGATCCAGCCCCGTCACACCGGAACAGTTCTCAGCAG GTTTCGTGAAGTTTTGGCAGAAAATGACGTCTTGCCTTGGGAGATTGTTTACACATTCAAACAAGTGTTGAAGGACTTTCTCGCCATTACTGAGAAGGAGAGCCAAGAGGCGAAGCCAGCGGTCACTTGGCCTGGCAGCTGCTCGCCATACGTTACAATGCCCAGAGACAGCACCTGCCACCCAGGCAAAGAGGAGATCCCCACGGTCTCCAGCTACGTCGACAAACACCCGCAGAGCATGTTTCCAGCCTTCTCGCACAGAATCCAGAACCTGCCATACTACTATCCGTAA